Part of the Tepiditoga spiralis genome, ATTTACACTTTGAAATAAAAGAAAAGGAATGAGTTAACTCATTCCTTTTCTTTTATTTCAAAATCAGCATCTTCATCAATTTCAATTTCTTTTTCAGCTTCTTCCCATGCCTTTGAAACAGCTTCATACTCTTTTTCGTCTTCTATCGAATCTAAGAAAAAATCTTCTCCATCTTGAATAACCTTAAAAGCAACGCTATCTCCAAGAACAATTTCTTCAGCATTTTCTTCAGGAAAAGCTTCATCACAAATCCAATACTTTGTTCCATTTAACTCAATTTCGTCAACATACATAAAGTGATATTCATTTCCATCTTCACCTGTTAAAGTAAAAAATTCTATATTTTCCATTATACTACCTCCAGTCATATTTTAACCATTATCTCATTTTTAAATTTAATTTTTATTTCAATACAGTAAAAAAAAGGAGGCATTAGCCTCCAATTTTACATTACTCTATTTTTTAATTCTGTACCAGCCTTAAACTTAGGTACTTTTTTAGCTGGAATTATAATAGTTTCTTTAGTTTGAGGATTAATACCTTTTCTTTCTTCTCTTTTAACAACTTCAAAAGTTCCAAAACCAACTAATTTTACACTTTCTCCTTTTTCGAGACTTTCAGAAACAATATCAACAAAATCATTCAAAAATTTTTCTGCATCCTTTTTTGAAACATTTAATTTTTCAGAAATAGCAGAAACAAGACTCTTTTTGTTCATATATACACCCCCCTATGAAATGTTATCATATTCTCTTAATTTTACCATAAAATCTTTTGTTAATCAAGTTTTTATATAACCATTATTTTTATTCAAAAATTTTTTATTAATGAGCTATTGATTCTTAAACTTATCAAAATTATGATATAATATTAATACAAAAATATTATATAAAAAAAGGGGGAATCAATATGAAAAAAGATAGTTTGTATATTAAACTTGGAATTCCAATTATTTTATTTGTTTTATTAGCTTTAACTACATATTTGTCAACACTGTACATTACAAAAATGCAGTCTGCAGATGGTTTAGTTATTAACCTTGCAGGAAGGCAAAGAATGTTATCTCAAAGAATGACAAAAGAAGCTTTAACCTTTTCAAAATTTAAAAAAGAAGAAGATAAAACAGATTTATTAAATACATTAAAAGTATTTGATACAACATTAACTTCACTAAAAGATGGCGGAGAGGCACCATTTGATTTAGCTTGGAAAAAAATGGTAAACTTACCAAAAGCTCCAGAAAAAGTAAAACTTCAACTTGAAACTGTTAAAAATATTTGGGATAATTTTTATAATAAAATGCATGATTTTTTAGACAAAGACTCTGAAGAAAGTTTAGTCTATTTAATAAATAATAACTTAAGTTTACTAATAGAGATGAATAAGGCAGTTACTTTATTTCAAGAAGAATCTGAAAAAAAGGTTGTTTTAATGAAAAGTATGCAATTAATAATTTTTATAATAAGCTTACTATTAGGTACCTATGCAATTTATATGTTGAGAAAATCTTTATCTCCTTTAAAAAGTCTTGAAAAAATTGCCGAAGGAGATTTAACTGTAAAATCAAGCATAGAGACTAATGATGAAATAGGTATTATAGCACAAAAAATGTATATGTTAGTTGGAGAAAAACTAAGACCAACCTTTGAATTTATAAAAGAAAATTTAGAAAAAATTAAAGTTCACTCTGATGAAGTTTCTAGTAGTGCACAAGAGTCTAATGCTATAACCGAAGAGTTTAAAGCAGCATTTGATATGATGTCAGAAGAAGCAGAAGTAATGAAAAATGAAACGGATAACACTAATGATGCTGTAAGTGAAATATCTCGTTCAACAGATGAAGTTGCAAATTCAGCAATTGAATTAGCAAATGTTGCAGGAACATTAGAAGATGCAACAAACAATGGAAAAGAAGTTATGGCTAACTTAGAAAGTGCTGTTAATAATGCAAAAAATGAAACATTAAAAACTATAGATGAAGTTAAAGAATTAGAAAAATATGCAAGTAACATAACAGAAGTAATTGAACAGGTTTCAAATATAGCAGATCAAACAAACTTATTAGCTTTAAATGCTGCTATAGAAGCAGCAAGAGCTGGAGAAGCTGGAAAAGGATTTGCTGTTGTTGCAGATGAAATAAGAAAACTTGCTGAAGAAACAAGAAATGCAACAGAAGAAATTTCTGAAATATTGGGATCTATAAAATCAAATGTAGACAAATCAACAGATCAAATCTTTACAGTAAAAGAAACCGTAGAAAAAGTAACGGATCATTCAAAAACATTAGAAAAAGAATTAAACAACATATTAAATCAAACATCTGTTGTTTCTGAAAAATCGCAAACATTGGCAGCATCTGCTGAAGAACAAAACGCTTCATCGCAAGCTATATCTCAATCATTTGAAAATGTAAATGATTCATTAAATAAATACTTTGACAATGTAAGAAATATGAGAGAATCAAGCAATGATATACAAAACACGGCAGATAACTTAGCAAATATAGCTTCTGACTTGCAATTAAGTGTAGATAATTTAAATGATTCTATTTCAAAATTTAAATTTTAAAAATTAAAAAAGTCGCTTAAGCGACTTTTTTAATTATCTCCACCAAAAAAACTACCAAGTATATTTTTTCCAATTCCATCTATACCCTTTGTTTCTCCTTTATTAGATCTTACTCCAGCACTAATTCTATCTGCAAGTCTTGAAAAAGGTAAACTTTGTAAATAAACAGCACCTGGTCCAGTTAACCTTGCTAAAAACACACCTTCTCCACCAAATAAAGCGTTAGTAAAACCACCAACAAATTGTATATCATACTTTACATTTCTTTCAAACCCAACTATACAACCTGTATCAACTCTCAAACTTTCTCCAGGATGAAGTATTTTTTTTATAATAGTTCCACCAGCATGAATAAATGCCAAACCATCTCCTTCAAGTCTTTGAAGAATAAACCCTTCTCCGCCAAATAAACCAGCACCTATCTTCTTTGTAAATTCAACACCTATTTCAATACCTTTAGCTGCACATAAAAAACTATCTTTTTGACAAATAAATTGTCCATTAAATTTACTCAAATCTATTGGAATTATCTTACCTGGATAAGGTGCACCAAAAGCCACATGTCCTTTTCCATTACCTTTATAGTAAAAATTTGTTATAAAAAAACTTTCACCAGTAACCATTCTTTTTAATCCACTGAATATTCCTCCGCCAGTATTAGTTTGCATTTCAATACCATCTTCCATATACATCATGGCACCAGCTTCAGCCCTAACACCTTCACCATAATCTAACTCAATTTCTACAAGTTGCATATCATCACCATAAATCTTATAATCAATAACATCAGCCATATTTTCCCCTCCTTTTTTAGTTTAATTCTACCATAAACAAAATAAAAAAAGCAAAGAATAAATATTCTTTGCTTTTTTTTTATTATAACTTAATTTAATTCAACTTCTACGCCTAACATAAAAGGCCATGGGAAAAAATGAGGCGTAATTTTAATATCTGTTTTTTCCGTAGATTCAAATATGAAAGTAAAACCAAAAATAGGATTTAAATAAAGGTCTCCAAGTAAATTAATACCAAAGCCAGCTTTTTGAGCAGCAGTTAATGCTTTAGTATCATAAAAATAATAATTTGCACTTAATCCTGTTTCGAATGCAGGAATAACGTCATAACCAAAAAAATTAAGTTTTAAAAATGTTGTACCAATTGCGGCCTTTGCTTCTCCACTCAAATAATAAGAACCAAAACTAAGATTAGTATCATCAAGTAAAACTGAGCCATCAAAACCTACATAATTTATTCCACCATCAAAAATATATTGTATATCAGTAAGAGGCAAGTTTAATTTTGTATATTCTTCTCCAAGAATACTATCTAAAGATAAATATTCTTTAACTCCGCCATAAGCATTCCATCCTTCAAACCCAAAAAAAATGTCACTCCAACCATTTCCTCCAACTATTAAATTAGAAAAGCTTGTTAAAGATAAAATGGCAACAAATAAAACTAATAAGTATTTCTTCATAAAACCACTCCTTTGTCAAATAAATATAAGTTTTTATTAATAAAATACAACTTACTTAAAGAATACCATACACACGTATACAAAAAGTAAACGTTTTCTTAACAATATAATAAAAAAATAGTTGACTTAATTATTTAAGTCAACTATTTTTTATAAGTTTTTTATACTTTAAATTTTTCTACTAAACTATCTAATTCATTTGAAATTTGAGATAATTCTTCAGCCATACCTACTATTTCAACACTAGAATCAGCAACAGCCTTAATTTCTTCTTTTGTATTTTTAATACTAGAACTAACTGTAGAAACATTATCGCTTGCTTGATTCATTGCTGCGGCCATTTCTTCAGCTGCTGCACTTTGTTCTTCTGCACTAGCTGCAAGATTAGTAACCATAGAACTCATTTCTTTCATAGAATTTTTTATATTTTCAAAACCAATTGCAACTTCATTAGATTGATTTCCAACCTTTTCAATTATATCCTTTAATCCAAGAGATTTTTCTCCTACAACCTTTGTATCATTTTTTATGTTGCCCAAAAGTTCTGAAATGCTTTCAGTTGCTGTTTTAGTTTCTTCAGCAAGTTTTCTTATTTCATCAGCAACAACAGCAAAACCTTTTCCTGCTTCTCCTGCTCTTGCTGCTTCTATAGCTGCATTTAAAGCTAATAAGTTTGTTTGCTCTGCAATAGTAACTATTGCATCAACTATTCCTTCAATATTTGCTGATTCATCTTGTAATTTTTTAACTGTACTATAATTATCTTCGGCGTTATCTACTGCATTTTTTGCAATATCTTTAATTTCTCTTATTTTTTTCTCACCAGTTTCTATGTTGTTTTCAACTTCATCATTTTTATCTGCAAGTGAAGTAGCTGCAGAACTAACAACTTGTGCAGAAGTTGCAACTTCATCAACAGATGCAGTAGTTTCTTCAATAGCAGCTGCCGTATTTTCAGCAGCTTCAGTTACCTTTTCTGAATCTGCAAAAGCTTCTTCAGTTGTTGCATTTAATTCTTCAGACAATGCTGCCATATTAGCAGAATTTTTTTCTGTTTTTTGAGATTTTTCTTTTATTTCGATAACTATCTTGTGTAAATTTTTTCTCATACTTTCAAGTGATTCTTGCAATATTCCCATTTCATCATTCTTATCTTTTTTTAATTCTTTATTTAAAACACCATTTGAAATTTCCTTTGAAAATTCAACAATAGTATTTAAAGGTTTCTTTATCATATTTC contains:
- a CDS encoding TIGR00266 family protein, whose amino-acid sequence is MADVIDYKIYGDDMQLVEIELDYGEGVRAEAGAMMYMEDGIEMQTNTGGGIFSGLKRMVTGESFFITNFYYKGNGKGHVAFGAPYPGKIIPIDLSKFNGQFICQKDSFLCAAKGIEIGVEFTKKIGAGLFGGEGFILQRLEGDGLAFIHAGGTIIKKILHPGESLRVDTGCIVGFERNVKYDIQFVGGFTNALFGGEGVFLARLTGPGAVYLQSLPFSRLADRISAGVRSNKGETKGIDGIGKNILGSFFGGDN
- a CDS encoding DUF1292 domain-containing protein: MENIEFFTLTGEDGNEYHFMYVDEIELNGTKYWICDEAFPEENAEEIVLGDSVAFKVIQDGEDFFLDSIEDEKEYEAVSKAWEEAEKEIEIDEDADFEIKEKE
- a CDS encoding methyl-accepting chemotaxis protein, with the translated sequence MKKDSLYIKLGIPIILFVLLALTTYLSTLYITKMQSADGLVINLAGRQRMLSQRMTKEALTFSKFKKEEDKTDLLNTLKVFDTTLTSLKDGGEAPFDLAWKKMVNLPKAPEKVKLQLETVKNIWDNFYNKMHDFLDKDSEESLVYLINNNLSLLIEMNKAVTLFQEESEKKVVLMKSMQLIIFIISLLLGTYAIYMLRKSLSPLKSLEKIAEGDLTVKSSIETNDEIGIIAQKMYMLVGEKLRPTFEFIKENLEKIKVHSDEVSSSAQESNAITEEFKAAFDMMSEEAEVMKNETDNTNDAVSEISRSTDEVANSAIELANVAGTLEDATNNGKEVMANLESAVNNAKNETLKTIDEVKELEKYASNITEVIEQVSNIADQTNLLALNAAIEAARAGEAGKGFAVVADEIRKLAEETRNATEEISEILGSIKSNVDKSTDQIFTVKETVEKVTDHSKTLEKELNNILNQTSVVSEKSQTLAASAEEQNASSQAISQSFENVNDSLNKYFDNVRNMRESSNDIQNTADNLANIASDLQLSVDNLNDSISKFKF
- a CDS encoding HU family DNA-binding protein, giving the protein MNKKSLVSAISEKLNVSKKDAEKFLNDFVDIVSESLEKGESVKLVGFGTFEVVKREERKGINPQTKETIIIPAKKVPKFKAGTELKNRVM